GTCGGACGATACCAGCATGCAAGATTACCTCGCACAGCACCCACGAATGATCGGCGTCCTGTTCACACTGTTTGTCCTCTTGAGTCAAACGGGCACAGTTGCGGCGGGGATCAGCAGTCAGGTCGGGCCGTAACAATTCGTGAAACGTACTAACGACTACTGAGTGTCATTTTCGTCGCGAAGGGGATTTCGGTTGGCGATTATAGAGATTTCGAGGCGAAAACCCACGGCTTTAGCCGTGGGATGAAGCCGACAACTGGGAGACTCACCACGCTCGAACGCTCGGACGGATATTCCACGCCGGTCATAATTTTCAATAGGATATTGCTCATAACTGGTTATGAATACAGTACGGATGTTGGAGACGACCCGTACCTATGTCGCACGCATCACGAACCACTCACAGGTTCGTGACGACCTCGACCAGTGCGGGTTCGCCGCGTCCAAACTGTGGAACGTCGGCCGCTACTACATCCAACAACGGTGGGCTGAAGACAGTGAGATACCCGACGAAGCCGAGCTGAAGTCGGAGTTAAAAGCCCACGAACGTTACAGTGACCTGCATTCTCAGTCAAGTCAGCGAGTTCTCGAAGAACTTGCTGAGGCGTTCAATGGGTGGTACAGCTCCGACGATGGCAACAACCCACCGGGCTATCGGAAACGTGGCGATCGACACCCACGCTCCACCGTGACGTGGAAACAGAAAGGCATCAAGCACGACGCCAAACACGGTCAAATCCGACTCTCGAAAGGCTGGAATCTGAAAGACGGACGGTCTGACTTCATCCTCGCCGAGTACGAAACCCGACCTGACGTAGAAGTCAAGAACATCCAGCAAGTGCGTGCCGTCTGGAACGGAGACGAATGGGAACTTCACCTCGTCTGCAAGAAAGAAATTCCCGTCGAAGACGCGCCCGGCGACAACACAGCAGGCATCGACCTTGGCATCAGCAACTACCTCGCCATCGACTACGAGGACGGCCCCTCGGAGTTGTATCCGGGGAACGTGCTGAAAGAGGACAAGCACTACTTCACCCGCGAGGAGTACCAGACCGAAGGCGAGAACGGACCATCAAAGCGTGCGTTGAAAGCTCGTCGGAAACTCTCCCGACGCAAAGACCACTTCCTCCACACTCTCAGCAAGCACATCGTTGAGCGGTGTCTCGAAGAAGATGTGACGAAGATCGCAGTTGGCGACCTCAGCGACATCCGCGAAGACGAAAACGGTGACTCGCGGAACTGGGGTCAGTCGGGGAATAAGAAATTGCACGGTTGGGAGTTCGACCGGTTCACGAACCTGCTCGAATACAAGGCCGAAGAACACGGTATCCTCGTTGACCGGGTGGACGAAGACAACACCTCGAAGACGTGTTCGTGTTGTGGGCAGATTCGAGACAGCAACCGCGTGGAGCGTGGTCTGTACGTCTGTGAGTCGTGCGAGACGACGATGAACGCCGATGTGAACGGTGCGGTGAATATCCGACGAAAGATAACTCAGAGTCCCCCGACCGGGGATATGAGTAACGGCTGGTTGGCCCAGCCCGGAGTCTTCCTGTTCGACCGCGAGAGCGGATGGTTCACACCGAGAGAACAGGGAGACTGCAAACCGTAATATCCCAACGCTCGGGAATCCCACCCCTTCAGGGGTGGGAGGAGGTCAAGTGAAGGGGTCTGGAGTGATACCGTCGTTCCAGTGGAGTTGATCGTCGATCAGAAACGGAAGTTCGGTCCACGTCAGATACTCTCGGAGCGACTGCTTATCCACGCTAGATGGTGGCGTTATGCCCGGAGTCAGGTGGCGGTCCGCGACCGTAGCGAGATTCGATGTACTTGAAGTTCCGAGTTTGTACTCCTTCGTCGAATACGATCGCACCGCAAACCCGAACGTGTCGTCGTCGTGATCCTCGAGTTCGATGATCCCGGGCGATCCGCCGTCGGACTGTGCGATATCGGTCGAGCCGTCGCCGACGATCAGATACTGGTCACCCAGGGCCGCGTTCTCCTGGACGATCTCGAGCGCCCCGCGAAGCGGGAAGCCCCGGTTGAGCAGCCGCGCCATGATTTCGCCGGCTTCGACGGCGTCCTCGTTGATGACGTCGCTGTACGTACTCACACCGCCGAACGCACCGCGGCGGGTCAGCGCGAGCCCCTGTTCGTAGGAGCGACAGGCGTTCAGGAAGAAGACGCCCAGATCGACCGACTCGAGCGTTCGGACGTCGAGTTCGCCGTCGGTACAGCGGATGCCGTCTTCGGTCGCGTGGCCGATGTAGTGGAGGAAGTCGTAGCCGCCCTCGGTCAGCAGGGACGCGAGCTGGTCCGAATC
This portion of the Halopiger aswanensis genome encodes:
- a CDS encoding DUF7503 family protein — protein: MSDDTSMQDYLAQHPRMIGVLFTLFVLLSQTGTVAAGISSQVGP
- a CDS encoding RNA-guided endonuclease InsQ/TnpB family protein, giving the protein MLETTRTYVARITNHSQVRDDLDQCGFAASKLWNVGRYYIQQRWAEDSEIPDEAELKSELKAHERYSDLHSQSSQRVLEELAEAFNGWYSSDDGNNPPGYRKRGDRHPRSTVTWKQKGIKHDAKHGQIRLSKGWNLKDGRSDFILAEYETRPDVEVKNIQQVRAVWNGDEWELHLVCKKEIPVEDAPGDNTAGIDLGISNYLAIDYEDGPSELYPGNVLKEDKHYFTREEYQTEGENGPSKRALKARRKLSRRKDHFLHTLSKHIVERCLEEDVTKIAVGDLSDIREDENGDSRNWGQSGNKKLHGWEFDRFTNLLEYKAEEHGILVDRVDEDNTSKTCSCCGQIRDSNRVERGLYVCESCETTMNADVNGAVNIRRKITQSPPTGDMSNGWLAQPGVFLFDRESGWFTPREQGDCKP